The proteins below come from a single Thermopolyspora flexuosa genomic window:
- the urtE gene encoding urea ABC transporter ATP-binding subunit UrtE produces MLSVRGLESGYGRARVLFGVSLDVEPGQLVCVMGRNGVGKTTLLNTIMGVIPATAGTVTFEGRDVTKLKPHERVRLGMGYVPQGHETFPQLSVLGNLLVTLEASPHRDESAIDEALEIFPRLKPLLKRRAGFLSGGQQQQLAIARALVTRPKLLILDEPTEGIQPSIILEIEEAIERLHASGLAVLLVEQYVDLALRMADRFLILDAGHVVHSGSADELRGEEVHRLLAV; encoded by the coding sequence GTGCTGTCGGTCCGCGGTCTTGAGTCGGGGTACGGCCGCGCGCGGGTGCTGTTCGGGGTCTCGCTCGACGTCGAGCCCGGGCAGCTCGTGTGCGTCATGGGCCGGAACGGCGTCGGCAAGACCACGCTGCTGAACACGATCATGGGGGTGATCCCCGCCACCGCGGGCACGGTCACCTTCGAGGGGCGCGACGTCACCAAGCTCAAGCCGCACGAGCGGGTACGGCTCGGCATGGGCTACGTGCCCCAGGGCCACGAGACCTTCCCGCAGCTCAGCGTGCTCGGCAACCTGCTGGTGACGCTCGAGGCCTCGCCGCACCGGGACGAGAGCGCGATCGACGAGGCGCTGGAGATCTTCCCCCGGCTCAAGCCGCTGCTCAAGCGCCGCGCCGGGTTCCTCTCCGGCGGCCAGCAGCAGCAGCTCGCGATCGCCCGCGCCCTGGTCACCCGGCCCAAGCTGCTCATCCTCGACGAGCCGACCGAGGGCATCCAGCCGTCGATTATCCTCGAAATCGAGGAAGCGATCGAACGCCTGCACGCCTCTGGCCTGGCGGTGCTGCTGGTGGAGCAGTACGTGGACCTGGCCCTGCGCATGGCCGATCGCTTCCTCATTCTCGACGCGGGCCACGTGGTCCACTCCGGCTCGGCCGACGAGCTGCGCGGCGAGGAGGTCCACCGGCTGCTCGCGGTCTAG
- the urtD gene encoding urea ABC transporter ATP-binding protein UrtD: protein MSVNGGGPAAEPLLEIRDLSVVFDGFRALDGVDLTVAKGELRFLIGPNGAGKTTLVDVITGLTRPATGSVRFAGAELVGRREHEIVRMGVGRTFQTSVVFEELTVVENLDLAASFRRPLWSLLRRRKGVSDAVARALEVTGLTDLADSAAGTLSHGQRQWLEIGMLIAQEPRLLLLDEPVAGMSKEERARTGELLTRIAEEHTVIVIEHDMDFLRRHASVVTVLHEGKVLMEGSVDQVRNDPKVREVYLGRAAQPVPGEVG, encoded by the coding sequence ATGAGCGTCAACGGAGGCGGCCCGGCCGCGGAGCCGCTGCTGGAGATCCGCGACCTGTCGGTGGTCTTCGACGGCTTCCGCGCGCTCGACGGCGTCGACCTCACCGTCGCAAAGGGCGAGCTGCGCTTCCTGATCGGCCCGAACGGCGCGGGGAAGACCACCCTGGTCGACGTGATCACCGGCCTCACCCGGCCCGCCACCGGGTCGGTGCGGTTCGCCGGGGCCGAGCTGGTCGGCCGCAGGGAACACGAGATCGTCCGCATGGGCGTGGGCCGTACCTTCCAGACGTCGGTGGTGTTCGAGGAGCTCACCGTCGTGGAGAACCTCGACCTCGCCGCGTCGTTCCGCAGGCCGCTGTGGTCGCTGCTGCGGCGCAGAAAGGGTGTTTCGGACGCGGTGGCGCGGGCACTGGAGGTCACAGGACTCACCGATCTCGCCGACAGCGCCGCCGGCACGCTCTCTCACGGCCAGCGCCAATGGCTCGAGATCGGCATGTTGATCGCGCAGGAACCGCGGCTGCTGCTGCTCGACGAGCCGGTGGCCGGCATGTCGAAGGAGGAGCGTGCCCGCACCGGAGAGCTGCTCACCCGGATCGCCGAGGAGCACACGGTGATCGTGATCGAGCACGACATGGATTTCCTGCGCCGTCACGCCTCGGTCGTCACGGTGTTGCACGAGGGCAAGGTGCTGATGGAAGGCTCGGTGGACCAGGTGCGGAACGACCCGAAGGTGCGCGAGGTCTATCTCGGCCGGGCCGCCCAGCCGGTGCCCGGGGAGGTGGGATAG